GCTGCGGCACGGCCACCCTCGGTGCCCACGTTCGTGGTGCCGGAGGCACCCGAACGACGACGGCCGCCACGCTCGGAACGGCCGCCACGGCCGCCCTCGCGACCGCCACCACCGCCGCCGCCCTCGCCGCGCGGCGGGCGCACCTCGGACTCCTGCTGCTTCTGCTTCAGGCCGCCGATGAGCTCGCCCTTGTAGATCCAGACCTTCACACCGATACGGCCGAAGGTCGTACGAGCCTCGAAGAACCCGTAGTCCATGTCCGCACGCAGCGTGTGCAGCGGCACCTGGCCCTCACGGTAGAACTCCGAGCGGGACATCTCGGCGCCGCCGAGCCTGCCACTGCACTGCACCCGGATCCCCTTGACCTGGGAGGAGCGCATGGCCGACTGGATGCCCTTGCGCATGGCCCTGCGGAAGGACACCCGGTTCGACAGCTGCTCGGCGATCCCCTGGGCGACCAGCTGAGCGTCGGCCTCGGAGTTCTTGACCTCGAGGATGTTGAGCTGAACCTGCTTACCGGTCAGCTTCTCCAGCGAACCGCGGATGCGGTCCGCCTCGGCACCCCGCCGACCGATGACGATTCCCGGCCGTGCGGTGTGAATGTCCACCCTCACCCGCTCGCGAGTGCGCTCGATCTCCACCTTGGAGATCCCGGCGCGCTCCATCCCGCGGGAGAGATGACGGCGGATCTTGACGTCCTCCGCGACGTACTCCGCGTATTGCTTGTCGGCGTACCAGCGCGACTTCCAGTCCGTGGTGATGCCGAGCCGGAAGCCGTGCGGGTTGATTTTCTGACCCACTACCGGGCACTCCCCTTCTGGCTGCGCTTACGAGACTTGCCCTGGCCCTTCGGCTGGCGCGACTCGACCTCGACCGTGATGTGGCTGGTCCGCTTGCGGATCCGGAAGGCCCGGCCCTGAGCACGCGGGCGGAACCGCTTCAGCGTCGGTCCCTCGTCCACATACGCGCGGTGTACCCACAGCGTGCTCGGATCGAGCGCGTTGTTGTTCTCCGCGTTGGCCATCGCACTGGCGAGCACCTTCGACACCTGACCGCTGGCGGTCTGCGGCGCGAACTTGAGCACGTCCAGGGCTTCGCTGGCGCTTCGACCCCTGATGAGATCGACCACGCGCCGCGCCTTCATGGGCGACACGCGGACGAAGCGGGCCCGCGCCACTGCACGCGGATTCTCAACCGC
This portion of the Actinopolyspora lacussalsi genome encodes:
- a CDS encoding small subunit ribosomal protein S3 (product_source=KO:K02982; cath_funfam=3.30.1140.32,3.30.300.20; cog=COG0092; ko=KO:K02982; pfam=PF00189,PF07650; smart=SM00322; superfamily=54814,54821; tigrfam=TIGR01009), which encodes MGQKINPHGFRLGITTDWKSRWYADKQYAEYVAEDVKIRRHLSRGMERAGISKVEIERTRERVRVDIHTARPGIVIGRRGAEADRIRGSLEKLTGKQVQLNILEVKNSEADAQLVAQGIAEQLSNRVSFRRAMRKGIQSAMRSSQVKGIRVQCSGRLGGAEMSRSEFYREGQVPLHTLRADMDYGFFEARTTFGRIGVKVWIYKGELIGGLKQKQQESEVRPPRGEGGGGGGGREGGRGGRSERGGRRRSGASGTTNVGTEGGRAAAKGGKSGGSAESPQQEQTATDAAAANAPAVSEPHADEKTED
- a CDS encoding large subunit ribosomal protein L22 (product_source=KO:K02890; cath_funfam=3.90.470.10; cog=COG0091; ko=KO:K02890; pfam=PF00237; superfamily=54843; tigrfam=TIGR01044); the encoded protein is MNARTDDSAAVENPRAVARARFVRVSPMKARRVVDLIRGRSASEALDVLKFAPQTASGQVSKVLASAMANAENNNALDPSTLWVHRAYVDEGPTLKRFRPRAQGRAFRIRKRTSHITVEVESRQPKGQGKSRKRSQKGSAR